Proteins co-encoded in one Hyalangium ruber genomic window:
- a CDS encoding M48 family metalloprotease, which yields MPRSLLLLPLLLVLAACARNPVTGKRQFSLVSQGDEIAIGQQAAKDVQQSIGLVANPQLQQYVSTIGLSMARQSERPDLPWSFQVVDDPAVNAFALPGGPVFVTRGLMAHLNSEAELAAVIGHEIGHITAKHSVSQISKAQLAQLGLGVGAILEPDLAKYGQLASAGLQLLFLKYGRDAENQSDELGFRYMVAQGYDPREMQDVFVTLGKVGEASGAGRLPTWLATHPNPEDRLEKTQERLARLGTLPEGRKVVQAEYLRMLQGLAYGENPRQGFFRGNLFLHPELRFQFEFPQGWQTANQTQAVLGASPQQDALVGLGTVGGLSPEQALQQFFSQPGIAPLVVPATGLPPATSYFEAQTEQGVIRGLTTFLSWRGGTLQLVGYTVAAQLPQYDSAFRATFASFRELTDPAALAAQPARIELVTLDQAMTLEQFQARSPSTVSLAELALINGVQPGETLAAGRLVKRVTGGVSPSP from the coding sequence ATGCCCCGAAGTCTTCTGCTCCTGCCCCTGCTCCTCGTGCTCGCCGCGTGCGCGCGCAACCCCGTCACCGGCAAGCGCCAGTTCTCGCTGGTCTCCCAGGGGGACGAGATCGCCATCGGCCAGCAAGCGGCCAAGGATGTGCAGCAGTCCATCGGCCTCGTCGCCAATCCGCAGCTCCAGCAGTACGTCTCCACCATCGGCCTGTCCATGGCGCGCCAGTCGGAGCGACCGGACCTGCCGTGGAGCTTCCAGGTGGTGGATGACCCGGCGGTGAACGCCTTCGCACTGCCGGGCGGCCCCGTCTTCGTCACGCGGGGGTTGATGGCGCACCTCAACTCGGAGGCGGAGCTGGCGGCGGTCATCGGCCACGAGATCGGCCACATCACCGCCAAGCACTCGGTGAGTCAGATCTCCAAGGCGCAGCTGGCGCAGTTGGGGCTGGGCGTGGGCGCCATCCTCGAGCCAGACCTGGCGAAGTACGGCCAGCTCGCCTCGGCGGGGCTGCAGCTCCTCTTCCTCAAATACGGGCGCGACGCCGAGAACCAGTCGGACGAGCTGGGCTTCCGCTACATGGTGGCTCAGGGCTACGACCCGCGCGAGATGCAGGACGTCTTCGTCACCCTGGGCAAGGTGGGCGAGGCGAGCGGCGCCGGCCGGCTGCCCACGTGGCTCGCCACGCACCCCAACCCCGAGGACCGGCTGGAGAAGACGCAAGAGCGTCTCGCCCGGCTCGGTACGCTCCCGGAAGGCAGGAAGGTGGTCCAAGCCGAGTACCTGCGGATGCTCCAGGGCCTGGCGTACGGAGAGAACCCCCGGCAGGGCTTCTTCCGGGGCAACCTCTTCCTCCACCCGGAGCTGCGCTTCCAGTTCGAGTTCCCCCAGGGCTGGCAGACCGCGAACCAGACGCAGGCGGTGCTCGGGGCCAGTCCCCAGCAGGATGCCCTGGTGGGGCTGGGCACGGTGGGAGGCCTCTCACCGGAGCAGGCCCTGCAACAGTTCTTCTCGCAGCCGGGCATCGCCCCGCTCGTGGTGCCGGCGACGGGGCTTCCCCCGGCCACGAGCTACTTCGAGGCCCAGACGGAGCAGGGCGTCATCCGCGGCCTGACGACCTTCCTCTCCTGGCGAGGAGGGACGCTGCAGCTCGTCGGCTACACGGTGGCGGCCCAGCTCCCTCAATATGACTCCGCCTTCCGAGCCACCTTCGCCAGCTTCCGGGAACTGACCGACCCGGCGGCGCTGGCGGCGCAGCCCGCGCGCATCGAGCTGGTGACGCTGGACCAGGCGATGACGCTGGAGCAGTTCCAGGCCCGCTCCCCATCCACCGTCTCACTGGCGGAGCTGGCCCTCATCAACGGCGTGCAACCGGGAGAGACGCTCGCGGCCGGAAGGCTGGTGAAGCGTGTGACGGGGGGCGTGTCCCCCAGCCCCTGA
- a CDS encoding SWIM zinc finger family protein yields the protein MEFEYAYRGSSSVENRGDRTELSFSPDTKRPPTFFSGELRQNVAFREAISALHSVVVSDLRFKPKDKTAYKAWAAKQEEADLDTIMAQRQGVVRQIKSLREELAELERQSVSRMRPFMQARQRYFNYLYEKNRDFWFVFDPVVTVHPDEAFFECFSQDESSYGRLGASYEVFQNIGEFSCGTTNVDYSSVLYDEFQKIRSYKTTRFEVDPTGFTTQTGVDEAYKEVKIDLPDSWVRGFLQVNSAMSLQATRVVLHPMDVHNFLFVLKRRKEKQGPRSMRYRLTPGQPVKVVFEPWNLEVTCPRSIFQGEGTHDIRVWGRRRLLILERLLPVARSFTVHLLGSGMPSFYVADLGDLSFTLGLSGWTANDWSTSGNFDLMAPRTEVDEFTRRRVFDALKENWRETPEALAARLGLDRATVLGALGAYTQAGRAIWDLNKNVYRARELSREPLPMEKLRFSNEREEKASRFLTERAVTVQARPSNVDGSLELSGSVKEGSKVLRPSLRLDADQRMVFGECTCNFFQQNKLFKGPCEHLLALRLQHSKSYRT from the coding sequence GTGGAGTTTGAGTACGCCTACCGGGGTAGCTCTTCCGTCGAGAACCGGGGCGACCGCACCGAGCTGTCCTTCTCTCCGGACACCAAGCGTCCGCCCACGTTCTTCTCCGGCGAGCTGCGGCAGAACGTGGCCTTCCGCGAGGCCATCTCCGCGCTGCACAGCGTGGTGGTGTCGGACCTGCGCTTCAAGCCCAAGGACAAGACGGCCTACAAGGCCTGGGCCGCCAAGCAGGAAGAGGCGGACCTGGACACCATCATGGCCCAGCGCCAGGGCGTCGTCCGTCAGATCAAATCCCTGCGCGAGGAGCTGGCGGAGCTGGAGCGGCAGAGCGTCTCGCGCATGCGCCCCTTCATGCAGGCGCGCCAGCGCTACTTCAACTACCTCTACGAGAAGAACCGCGACTTCTGGTTCGTGTTCGACCCCGTCGTCACCGTCCACCCGGACGAGGCCTTCTTCGAGTGCTTCAGCCAGGACGAGTCCAGCTACGGCCGGCTGGGCGCCAGCTACGAGGTCTTCCAGAACATCGGCGAGTTCTCCTGCGGCACCACCAACGTGGACTACTCCTCGGTGCTGTACGACGAGTTCCAGAAGATTCGCTCGTACAAGACGACGCGCTTCGAGGTGGACCCCACGGGCTTCACCACGCAGACGGGCGTGGACGAGGCCTACAAGGAAGTGAAGATCGACCTGCCGGACTCGTGGGTGCGCGGGTTCCTGCAGGTGAACTCGGCCATGAGCCTGCAGGCCACGCGCGTGGTGTTGCACCCCATGGACGTGCATAACTTCCTCTTCGTCCTCAAGCGGCGGAAGGAGAAGCAGGGGCCTCGCTCCATGCGCTACCGGCTCACGCCGGGGCAGCCGGTGAAGGTGGTGTTCGAGCCGTGGAACCTGGAGGTGACGTGCCCCCGCTCCATCTTCCAGGGCGAGGGCACGCACGACATCCGCGTGTGGGGCCGGCGGCGGCTCCTCATCCTGGAGCGGCTCCTGCCCGTGGCGCGCAGCTTCACCGTTCACCTGCTGGGCAGCGGCATGCCCTCCTTCTATGTGGCGGACCTCGGAGACCTGTCCTTCACCCTGGGGCTGTCGGGGTGGACGGCCAATGACTGGTCCACCTCGGGCAACTTCGACCTGATGGCGCCGCGCACGGAGGTGGACGAGTTCACCCGCCGCCGTGTCTTCGATGCGCTCAAGGAGAACTGGCGCGAGACGCCGGAGGCGCTGGCGGCGCGGCTGGGGCTCGACCGGGCCACGGTGCTGGGCGCGCTGGGCGCTTACACGCAGGCGGGCCGCGCCATCTGGGACCTGAACAAGAACGTGTACCGGGCGCGCGAGCTGAGCCGCGAGCCCCTGCCCATGGAGAAGCTGCGCTTCTCCAACGAGCGTGAGGAGAAGGCCTCGCGCTTCCTGACGGAGCGGGCGGTGACGGTGCAGGCTCGGCCCTCGAATGTGGATGGCTCCCTGGAGCTCTCGGGCTCGGTGAAAGAGGGGAGCAAGGTGCTACGGCCGTCTTTGCGACTCGACGCGGACCAGCGTATGGTTTTCGGCGAGTGCACCTGCAACTTCTTCCAGCAGAACAAGTTGTTCAAGGGGCCATGCGAGCACCTGCTCGCGCTGCGGCTCCAGCACTCGAAGTCGTATCGGACATGA
- a CDS encoding ester cyclase: protein MNRLPLLLTLALLTGCATTSGARNLTAEEENKRLARAFIEEIYNQRQLDRIPVYVAPDFVDLSQNASPEDRGPDSVRKQVEQSIQAIPDLRFDIQHLISEGDLVLIHWKATGTDAKAVDEAGQPRPLTLHGHSLFRMRAGQLLESWDITDQLGMLLQRGYKLLPPPAVSAP, encoded by the coding sequence ATGAATCGACTCCCGCTGTTGCTGACGCTCGCGCTGCTGACCGGCTGTGCCACCACTTCGGGGGCTCGGAACCTCACCGCTGAAGAGGAGAACAAGCGGCTGGCCCGGGCCTTCATCGAGGAGATCTACAACCAGCGCCAGCTCGACCGCATCCCCGTGTACGTGGCGCCGGACTTCGTGGACCTGTCCCAGAACGCCTCACCGGAGGACCGTGGGCCGGACTCCGTGCGCAAGCAGGTGGAGCAGAGCATTCAGGCGATTCCGGACCTGCGGTTCGACATCCAGCACCTGATCTCGGAGGGAGACCTGGTCCTCATCCACTGGAAGGCGACGGGAACGGACGCGAAGGCGGTGGACGAGGCGGGGCAGCCCCGACCGCTGACGCTCCACGGACACTCGCTCTTCCGGATGCGCGCGGGGCAGCTCCTCGAGTCCTGGGACATCACCGACCAGCTCGGCATGCTGCTCCAGCGGGGCTACAAGCTGCTCCCCCCGCCGGCCGTCTCCGCCCCTTGA
- a CDS encoding acyl-CoA dehydrogenase, translating into MSINDAQDPSAQELLSLPRLAPLVPMLYVAWTDGELTPEELRALGAAARAQPWLDLRSSAVLAQWLDPLSPPTPRALAQVREHIRRTAERLSTSNQQSLAELGAQLAELLGGKDALPAPMQELARTLAPMETALGLSGVEAVRSLLPASGHRREAPVSQASFHVDALRTVLERTYTAERAQVRQWLREPAFRHADERDTAAYRARVFSWLEQLSERGLGKLAYPDDLTKVDLGAFIAAFETLAYFDLSLVVKVGVNFGLFGGSIYFLGTERHHREVLPKVASLELPGCFAMSELGHGSNVRDVETVARYDAGTGEFVVHTPSETARKEWIGNAAQHARMATVFAQLEVNGERHGVHALLVPLRDEKGRLLPGVRVEDCGLKMGLNGVDNGRLWFDQVRVPRENLLDRFAQVSAEGEYTSTITSASKRFFTMLGTLVAGRVSVACGGLSATKSGLAIAIAYGDQRRQFGPAGADEVRLLDYQTHQLKLLRPLATTYALDFALKYLVKRYVGRTEADAMEVEALAAGLKAYATWQTTRTLQVAREACGGQGYLVANRLPSLKADTDVFTTFEGDNTVLMQLVAKSLLTGYRQQFADDRVFTVMRFIVERASGALSDRNPFQVRRTGSEHLRDGDFQLRALRFREADLLASAARRLRKRLGTGMDSFQAFNQVQDHLLTLAHAHVQRVVLEQFLAGVEQVEDPAVKAVLGRLCDLYGLGCLMDASGWFLENEHIESGKAKAIRKEVSRLCTEVRPDAVALIQAFGIPDACLDAPIGLGHLSP; encoded by the coding sequence ATGTCCATCAATGACGCGCAGGACCCTTCCGCCCAGGAGTTGCTGTCCCTGCCGCGCCTGGCACCGCTCGTGCCCATGCTCTACGTGGCGTGGACGGACGGCGAGCTGACCCCGGAGGAGCTCCGCGCCCTGGGCGCCGCCGCCCGCGCCCAGCCGTGGTTGGACCTGCGCTCCAGCGCGGTGCTCGCACAGTGGTTGGATCCACTCTCCCCGCCCACGCCCCGCGCCCTGGCCCAGGTGCGCGAGCACATCCGCCGCACCGCCGAGCGCCTGAGCACCAGCAACCAGCAGAGCCTCGCGGAGCTGGGCGCGCAGCTGGCCGAGCTGCTCGGAGGCAAGGACGCCCTGCCCGCGCCGATGCAGGAGCTGGCGCGCACCCTGGCCCCGATGGAGACGGCCCTGGGCCTGTCTGGCGTCGAGGCCGTGCGCTCCCTGCTGCCCGCCTCCGGCCACCGCCGGGAGGCGCCCGTGTCCCAGGCCTCCTTCCACGTGGACGCGCTGCGCACCGTGCTGGAGCGCACCTACACCGCCGAGCGCGCCCAGGTGCGCCAGTGGCTCCGCGAGCCCGCGTTCCGCCACGCGGACGAGCGCGACACGGCGGCGTACCGGGCGCGGGTGTTCTCCTGGCTGGAGCAGCTCTCCGAGCGCGGGCTGGGGAAGCTGGCCTACCCGGATGACCTGACGAAGGTGGACCTGGGCGCCTTCATCGCCGCCTTCGAGACGCTGGCCTACTTCGACCTGAGCCTCGTGGTGAAGGTGGGAGTGAACTTCGGGCTGTTCGGCGGCAGCATCTACTTCCTGGGCACGGAGCGGCACCACCGCGAGGTGCTGCCGAAGGTGGCCTCGCTGGAGCTGCCGGGTTGCTTCGCCATGAGCGAGCTGGGCCACGGCTCCAACGTGCGGGACGTGGAGACGGTGGCCCGCTACGACGCGGGGACGGGCGAGTTCGTGGTGCATACGCCCTCGGAGACGGCGCGCAAGGAGTGGATCGGCAACGCGGCCCAGCACGCGCGGATGGCCACGGTGTTCGCACAGCTCGAGGTGAACGGCGAGCGCCATGGTGTCCACGCGCTGCTCGTGCCGCTGCGAGACGAGAAGGGGCGCCTGCTGCCGGGCGTGCGGGTAGAGGACTGCGGGCTGAAGATGGGGCTCAACGGCGTGGACAACGGGCGGCTGTGGTTCGACCAGGTGCGCGTACCTCGCGAGAACCTGCTGGACCGCTTCGCGCAGGTGAGCGCGGAGGGCGAGTACACCAGCACCATCACCAGCGCCTCCAAGCGCTTCTTCACCATGCTGGGCACGCTGGTGGCGGGCCGGGTGAGCGTGGCGTGCGGAGGGCTGAGCGCGACCAAGAGCGGCCTGGCCATCGCCATCGCCTACGGAGACCAGCGCCGGCAGTTCGGCCCGGCCGGAGCCGACGAGGTGCGGCTGCTGGACTACCAGACGCACCAACTGAAGCTGCTGCGCCCGCTGGCGACCACCTACGCCTTGGACTTCGCGCTGAAGTACCTGGTGAAGCGCTACGTGGGGCGCACGGAAGCAGACGCGATGGAGGTGGAGGCGCTGGCCGCGGGCCTCAAGGCGTACGCCACGTGGCAGACCACGCGGACGCTGCAGGTGGCGCGCGAGGCGTGCGGCGGCCAGGGGTATCTGGTGGCCAACCGACTGCCCTCGCTGAAGGCGGACACGGATGTATTCACCACCTTCGAGGGCGACAACACGGTGCTGATGCAGCTGGTGGCCAAGAGCCTGCTCACCGGCTATCGGCAGCAGTTCGCGGACGACCGCGTCTTCACGGTCATGCGGTTCATCGTGGAGCGGGCCTCGGGCGCGCTGTCGGACCGCAACCCGTTCCAGGTGCGGCGCACGGGCAGCGAGCACCTGCGGGATGGGGACTTCCAGCTGCGAGCGCTGCGCTTCCGGGAGGCGGACCTGCTGGCCTCAGCGGCGCGGCGGCTGCGCAAGCGCCTGGGCACGGGCATGGACTCGTTCCAGGCGTTCAACCAGGTGCAGGACCACCTGCTGACGCTGGCGCACGCGCACGTGCAGCGCGTGGTGCTGGAGCAGTTCCTGGCGGGCGTGGAGCAGGTGGAGGACCCGGCGGTGAAGGCGGTGCTGGGGCGGCTGTGTGACTTGTACGGCCTGGGCTGCCTGATGGACGCCAGCGGCTGGTTCCTGGAGAACGAGCACATCGAGAGCGGCAAGGCCAAGGCCATCCGCAAGGAGGTGTCGCGGCTGTGTACGGAGGTGCGGCCGGACGCGGTGGCGCTGATTCAGGCCTTCGGGATTCCGGACGCGTGCCTGGATGCGCCCATTGGCCTGGGGCACCTGTCGCCGTGA
- a CDS encoding reverse transcriptase family protein gives MAQQPPRNRQELYERIQHSSKDEVILEEMVRLGFWPARSGAPGDPRDEVHRKAELERQIRALTGEASRLGNLERLKKELRKKRLAESKRKQKETKERRERERVARAEAWKARKAKEILFLGRGVSGGLSQRTPDATKLERQGLPKLETPEALAQALGLTVGQLRGLCYARQVATRTNYVRFALPKKTGGLRLISAPRPRLKAAQHWVLENVLEKLPMHEAAHGFRPGRSIVSNARPHVGASVVVNLDLKDFFPTVRYPRVKGFFVKLGYSEATATALALLCTEPDVEEVELDGQRYFVAQGGRRLPQGAPTSPALTNLLCLRLDRRLQGAARKLGFTYTRYADDLTFSAPRSGGGDVGKMLRLARFVIRKEDFAPHPDKTRVLRRGGQQEVTGVVVNDKPGVDRETLRRFRALLHQLEKSGPEGKQWNGSTDVIASAVGFAHYVAMVDPAKGKVFQEKARALERKHGRKPVELPWRKPGAAAPKPGTVAAPVAPPAASGPAPTEEPPKPEDPPKKKWWKLY, from the coding sequence ATGGCCCAACAACCCCCTCGGAATCGGCAGGAGCTGTACGAGCGCATCCAGCACAGCTCGAAGGATGAGGTCATCCTCGAGGAGATGGTGCGGCTGGGCTTCTGGCCCGCGCGCAGCGGCGCGCCTGGAGACCCTCGGGACGAGGTCCACCGCAAGGCGGAGCTCGAGCGGCAGATTCGCGCGCTCACGGGCGAGGCGAGCCGGCTGGGCAACCTGGAGCGGCTGAAGAAGGAGCTGCGCAAGAAGCGGCTGGCCGAGAGCAAGCGCAAGCAGAAGGAGACGAAGGAGCGGCGCGAGCGCGAGCGGGTGGCGCGGGCCGAGGCGTGGAAGGCGCGCAAGGCCAAGGAGATCCTCTTCCTCGGGCGCGGGGTGTCGGGAGGCCTGAGCCAGCGCACCCCGGACGCGACGAAGCTGGAGCGCCAGGGGCTGCCGAAGCTGGAGACGCCGGAGGCGCTGGCGCAGGCGCTGGGGCTCACGGTGGGGCAGCTGCGAGGGCTGTGCTACGCGCGTCAGGTGGCCACGCGGACGAACTACGTGCGCTTCGCGCTGCCGAAGAAGACGGGCGGCCTGCGGCTCATCTCCGCGCCCCGGCCCCGGCTGAAGGCGGCGCAGCACTGGGTGCTGGAGAACGTGCTGGAGAAGCTGCCCATGCACGAGGCGGCGCACGGGTTTCGTCCGGGGCGCTCCATCGTCAGCAACGCGCGGCCGCACGTGGGCGCATCCGTGGTGGTGAACCTGGACCTGAAGGACTTCTTCCCCACGGTGCGCTACCCCCGGGTGAAGGGCTTCTTCGTGAAGCTGGGCTACAGCGAGGCGACGGCCACGGCGCTGGCGCTGCTGTGTACCGAGCCGGACGTGGAGGAGGTGGAGCTGGACGGACAGCGCTACTTCGTGGCGCAGGGCGGGCGGCGGCTGCCGCAGGGCGCTCCCACCTCTCCGGCGCTGACGAACCTGTTGTGCCTCAGGCTCGACCGACGGCTGCAGGGCGCGGCGCGCAAGCTGGGCTTCACGTATACGCGCTACGCGGATGACCTGACGTTCTCCGCGCCCCGCTCGGGCGGTGGGGACGTGGGGAAGATGTTGCGGCTGGCGCGCTTCGTCATCCGCAAGGAGGACTTCGCTCCGCACCCGGACAAGACGCGGGTGCTGCGGCGGGGCGGGCAGCAGGAGGTGACGGGCGTCGTCGTCAACGACAAGCCCGGCGTGGACCGCGAGACGCTGCGGCGCTTCCGGGCCCTGCTGCACCAGCTCGAGAAGAGCGGGCCCGAGGGCAAGCAGTGGAATGGCTCAACGGACGTGATTGCGTCCGCGGTGGGCTTCGCCCACTACGTGGCCATGGTGGACCCGGCCAAGGGCAAGGTGTTCCAGGAGAAGGCCCGGGCGCTGGAGCGGAAGCATGGGCGCAAGCCGGTGGAGCTGCCTTGGCGCAAGCCGGGCGCGGCGGCTCCGAAGCCTGGAACCGTCGCCGCTCCCGTTGCCCCTCCGGCTGCCAGCGGTCCGGCTCCCACGGAGGAGCCTCCGAAGCCCGAGGATCCCCCGAAGAAGAAGTGGTGGAAGCTGTACTGA
- a CDS encoding WGR domain-containing protein — protein MKLLEQVTLLFQEGKSDKVYEVDLLEVGAGQYVVNFRYGRRGTALKDGTKTPAPVSMAEARRAFDKLVESKLETGYVRAGHPSTGLPPAPPRAPVPGPTATAAPPAAPVAPSAPPGASARERILLQQLTQEVSTRRWFRSSEVRAQPRPLERVIWRVGELRLRAAEPILLPMLERATPLRAYCVAAALGRLGSHASVTALGRLYGDPGTPDMVRRMATEALLQLSDESTRREFRQDLMGKLPPALRDAALAGNAEAFGKALDAHLASGGKDAYAVLELVYLVDSEAVRPSLLRVLRTAPLQRGAVKALRYVFKMAEYRRDGEVFGLIAWRYEKERSTSRSPRDGYTRATRIFLRRRAWRTLRRLGELEDPDYVRMAVGVLLPFTDADAVAPRTTTRGIGRGRYELHWDAFHPYWAFNHVLHRMEPGGRYVAVDQRLEFYTRRPEAGALGREESFPTLWDRTPQGLMHLVDESRCAPVHAFAARALRDQRDFLAQLDTDAVVMMLERPYAPTAQLGLELAVARVNARGEPRALVLAAAGSSYEPARRQAFRWLDALRDVLLKDLSFLAALAISPQTETRQYVASLLRGSVLSDAVAEAFIRHLLQAARKLGPNDGPLAADVKQMVLAALGPLARPPGAEIILELLAHPLVEIQELGGELLLRRDLRAEPVPPEVLNQLLQSGSASLRTLGLRLLGKMPDDAFRANEAVLGRLASSPHPDVRQGIRSLLSRLVALDVDAGARVVETLVAALLRRRLPEGVPEHVAALLGGELSAAFRAVSVETVWRLLESEDSAAQGLGAELLERRANELTVDVARAVKLAGHDVLRVREWTWRWLEAHVPQVRADLATAVRLLDTRWEDARAFAFRYFRERFAPEDYTLEVLVSVADSVRPDVQTFGRELLARSFREADGPELLLRLSEHPAPPVQLFATHYLERFATGNMPLVEKLVPYFVRVLSQVNKGRAARGRVLEFLRREGLRNEVAGRHAMDVLHRLSATIAIENRAAALEAMLAIGKAQPAIPLPVRVKPVEVRRGV, from the coding sequence GTGAAGCTCCTCGAACAGGTCACCCTCCTCTTCCAGGAGGGGAAGAGCGACAAGGTGTATGAGGTGGACCTGCTCGAGGTGGGGGCGGGCCAGTACGTCGTCAACTTCCGCTACGGCCGGCGTGGCACCGCCCTCAAGGATGGCACCAAGACGCCCGCGCCCGTGTCCATGGCGGAGGCGCGCCGGGCCTTCGACAAGCTCGTCGAGTCCAAGCTGGAGACCGGCTACGTGCGCGCCGGGCACCCCTCCACGGGGCTGCCTCCCGCGCCACCTCGGGCTCCGGTGCCCGGACCGACGGCGACGGCGGCTCCGCCCGCGGCCCCGGTGGCACCGTCCGCGCCTCCTGGGGCCTCCGCCCGCGAGCGCATCCTGCTCCAGCAGCTCACGCAGGAGGTCAGCACCCGCCGCTGGTTCCGCAGTTCCGAGGTCAGGGCTCAACCTCGGCCCCTGGAGCGCGTCATCTGGCGCGTGGGGGAGCTGCGCCTGCGCGCCGCGGAACCCATCCTCCTGCCCATGCTGGAGCGGGCCACGCCGCTTCGTGCCTACTGCGTCGCCGCGGCGCTCGGGCGCCTGGGCTCGCACGCTTCCGTGACCGCGCTTGGGCGGCTCTATGGTGACCCGGGCACGCCGGACATGGTGCGGCGCATGGCCACCGAGGCCTTGCTTCAGCTCTCCGACGAGTCCACCCGCCGCGAGTTCCGCCAGGACTTGATGGGCAAGTTGCCTCCGGCGCTCCGGGACGCGGCGCTGGCTGGCAACGCGGAGGCCTTTGGCAAGGCGCTGGATGCGCACCTGGCCTCGGGCGGCAAGGACGCGTACGCGGTGCTGGAGCTGGTGTACCTGGTGGACTCGGAGGCAGTGCGGCCCTCGCTGCTGCGCGTGCTGCGGACAGCTCCTCTCCAGCGCGGTGCGGTGAAGGCGCTGCGCTACGTCTTCAAGATGGCCGAGTACCGCCGCGATGGCGAGGTGTTCGGCCTCATCGCCTGGCGGTACGAGAAGGAGCGCTCCACCAGCCGCAGCCCCCGCGATGGCTACACCCGGGCCACGCGGATCTTCCTGCGGCGCCGCGCGTGGCGCACGCTGCGGCGGCTGGGCGAGCTCGAGGACCCGGACTACGTGCGGATGGCGGTGGGCGTGCTGCTGCCCTTCACCGACGCGGACGCGGTGGCGCCGCGCACCACGACCCGAGGTATCGGTCGCGGTCGCTATGAGCTGCACTGGGATGCCTTCCACCCCTACTGGGCCTTCAACCACGTGCTGCACCGCATGGAGCCAGGCGGGCGCTACGTGGCCGTGGACCAGCGGCTCGAGTTCTACACGAGGCGCCCGGAGGCGGGCGCGCTGGGGCGCGAGGAGAGCTTCCCCACGCTGTGGGACCGCACGCCGCAGGGGCTCATGCACCTGGTGGATGAGAGCCGCTGCGCGCCCGTGCATGCCTTCGCCGCGCGCGCGCTGCGCGACCAGCGGGACTTCCTCGCTCAGCTCGACACGGACGCGGTGGTGATGATGCTGGAGCGCCCCTACGCGCCCACCGCGCAGCTCGGCCTGGAGCTGGCCGTGGCGCGGGTGAACGCGCGGGGAGAGCCCCGGGCGCTGGTGCTCGCCGCCGCCGGTTCTTCGTACGAGCCGGCTCGCCGCCAGGCCTTCCGGTGGCTGGACGCGCTGCGGGACGTGCTGCTGAAGGACCTGTCCTTCCTCGCCGCGCTGGCCATCTCGCCCCAGACGGAGACACGCCAGTACGTGGCCAGCCTGCTGCGCGGCTCGGTCCTCTCGGACGCCGTGGCGGAGGCGTTCATCCGCCACCTGCTCCAGGCGGCGCGCAAGCTGGGCCCGAACGATGGCCCACTGGCCGCGGATGTGAAGCAGATGGTGCTCGCCGCGCTTGGCCCCCTGGCCCGGCCGCCGGGCGCTGAGATCATCCTCGAGCTGCTGGCCCACCCGCTCGTCGAGATTCAGGAGCTGGGCGGCGAGCTGCTCTTGCGGCGCGACCTGCGCGCCGAGCCGGTGCCTCCCGAGGTGCTCAACCAGTTGCTCCAGTCCGGGAGCGCCTCGCTGCGCACCCTCGGCCTGCGCCTGCTGGGGAAGATGCCGGACGACGCTTTCCGCGCGAACGAGGCGGTGCTCGGGCGGCTGGCCTCCAGTCCCCATCCGGATGTGCGCCAAGGCATCCGGTCCTTGCTCTCGCGGCTGGTGGCCTTGGATGTGGATGCGGGCGCGCGGGTGGTGGAGACCCTCGTGGCGGCGCTGCTGCGTCGGCGGCTGCCCGAGGGCGTGCCGGAGCATGTGGCGGCGCTCCTCGGCGGCGAGCTGTCCGCCGCGTTCCGGGCCGTGTCCGTCGAGACGGTGTGGCGGCTCTTGGAGTCGGAGGACTCCGCGGCGCAGGGGCTGGGCGCGGAGCTGCTCGAGCGCCGTGCCAACGAGCTGACCGTCGATGTCGCGCGCGCGGTGAAGCTGGCGGGCCATGACGTGCTGCGCGTGCGCGAGTGGACCTGGCGCTGGCTGGAGGCACATGTGCCCCAGGTACGCGCGGACCTGGCCACGGCGGTGCGGCTGCTGGACACGCGCTGGGAGGATGCGCGGGCCTTCGCCTTCCGCTACTTCCGCGAGCGCTTCGCTCCCGAGGACTACACCCTGGAGGTGCTTGTCTCCGTGGCGGACAGCGTGCGTCCGGACGTGCAGACGTTCGGGCGGGAGCTGCTGGCGCGCTCCTTCCGCGAGGCGGACGGACCGGAGCTGCTCTTGCGCCTGTCCGAGCACCCCGCGCCGCCGGTGCAGCTCTTCGCCACGCACTACCTGGAGCGCTTCGCCACCGGCAACATGCCCCTGGTGGAGAAGCTGGTGCCGTACTTCGTCCGCGTGCTCAGCCAGGTGAACAAGGGGCGCGCCGCGCGCGGCCGCGTGCTGGAGTTCCTGCGGCGCGAGGGCCTGCGCAACGAGGTGGCGGGCCGTCACGCCATGGATGTGCTGCACCGCTTGTCAGCGACGATTGCTATAGAGAACCGCGCCGCGGCGCTGGAGGCCATGCTCGCCATCGGCAAGGCACAGCCCGCCATTCCGCTTCCCGTGCGCGTCAAGCCGGTGGAGGTCCGCCGTGGAGTTTGA